A genomic segment from Bifidobacteriaceae bacterium encodes:
- a CDS encoding transcriptional regulator translates to MKKPPAAFNEVIHSPTRLRICSLLRRVSELEFSVIRDTLGLNDANLSKNLKVLADAGLVKQRKESSSLRADARRLTWVALTPAGKESLEAHLAALAQIAEGVPG, encoded by the coding sequence GTGAAAAAGCCTCCGGCCGCTTTCAACGAGGTTATCCATTCGCCAACGCGCCTGCGCATTTGCAGCCTGCTGCGGCGCGTGTCGGAACTGGAGTTCTCCGTCATCCGCGACACCCTCGGCCTGAACGACGCGAACCTGTCCAAGAACCTCAAGGTCTTGGCCGACGCTGGCCTGGTCAAACAGCGCAAGGAGAGTTCTTCCCTCCGGGCGGACGCCCGCCGCCTGACCTGGGTGGCGCTCACCCCCGCCGGCAAGGAGTCGCTCGAGGCGCACCTCGCGGCTCTCGCCCAGATCGCCGAGGGCGTCCCCGGCTAA